In a single window of the Pseudoxanthomonas sp. F37 genome:
- a CDS encoding aspartate aminotransferase family protein, producing MTRLDTRTLQQLDAEHHLHPFNDNAALAKRGTRILTRGEGCYVWDADGNRLLDAFAGLWCVNIGYGRRELGEVASRQMTQLAYYNSFFQCTTEPTIELAAKLAELAPGDLNHSFFVNSGSEANDTILRLVRHFWAVQDQPQKNIFIGRHDGYHGTTMAGASLGGMKGMHKQGGLPIPDIHHIDPPFWFADGGDLSEDEYGRVAARRLEQKILELGPERVAAFIGEPIMGAIGVYIPPMTYWPEIQRICRQYDVLLIADEVICGFGRTGEWFGSQYFGFQPDVMPVAKGITSGYIPLGAAMFNDRVSKVLKEQGGELAHGATYSGHPVCAAVALENIRILQEEKIVERAKTEVAPYLAQRWAELGEHRLVGQARIAGMVGALELVPDKRKRAFFPERGTVGPRCRDHALKHGLILRATWDAMLLSPPLIISREQVDELFDKTWKALEDTAADLGM from the coding sequence ATGACCCGACTCGACACCCGCACCCTGCAGCAGCTCGACGCCGAGCACCACCTGCATCCGTTCAACGACAATGCCGCGCTGGCCAAGCGGGGCACGCGCATCCTGACCAGGGGCGAGGGTTGCTATGTCTGGGATGCCGACGGCAACCGGCTGCTCGATGCCTTCGCCGGCCTGTGGTGCGTCAACATCGGCTACGGCCGCAGGGAGCTGGGCGAGGTGGCGTCCAGGCAGATGACGCAGCTGGCCTACTACAACAGCTTTTTCCAGTGCACCACCGAGCCGACCATCGAACTGGCGGCCAAACTGGCCGAACTGGCGCCGGGCGACCTCAACCACTCCTTCTTCGTCAATTCCGGCTCCGAGGCCAACGACACCATCCTGCGCCTGGTGCGCCATTTCTGGGCGGTGCAGGACCAGCCGCAGAAGAACATCTTCATCGGCCGGCACGATGGCTACCACGGCACCACCATGGCCGGCGCCAGCCTGGGCGGCATGAAGGGCATGCACAAGCAGGGCGGCCTGCCGATCCCCGACATCCACCACATCGATCCGCCGTTCTGGTTCGCCGACGGCGGCGACCTGTCCGAGGACGAATACGGCCGGGTCGCGGCGCGCCGGCTGGAACAGAAGATCCTGGAACTGGGCCCGGAGCGCGTGGCCGCCTTCATCGGCGAGCCCATCATGGGCGCCATCGGCGTGTACATCCCGCCGATGACCTACTGGCCGGAGATCCAGCGCATCTGCCGCCAGTACGACGTGCTGCTGATCGCCGACGAGGTGATCTGCGGCTTCGGCCGTACCGGCGAATGGTTCGGGTCGCAGTATTTCGGTTTCCAGCCGGACGTCATGCCGGTGGCCAAGGGCATCACCTCCGGCTACATCCCGCTGGGTGCGGCCATGTTCAACGACCGCGTCTCGAAGGTGCTGAAGGAGCAGGGGGGCGAACTGGCGCACGGCGCCACGTACTCCGGGCACCCGGTGTGTGCGGCGGTCGCGCTGGAGAACATCCGCATCCTGCAGGAGGAGAAGATCGTCGAGCGCGCGAAGACCGAGGTCGCTCCCTACCTGGCCCAGCGCTGGGCCGAACTGGGCGAGCACCGGCTGGTGGGCCAGGCCCGCATCGCCGGCATGGTGGGCGCGCTGGAACTGGTGCCCGACAAGCGCAAGCGGGCGTTCTTCCCCGAGCGCGGCACGGTCGGTCCCCGTTGCCGCGACCACGCGCTGAAACACGGGCTGATCCTGCGCGCGACCTGGGATGCCATGCTGCTGTCGCCGCCGCTGATCATCAGCCGCGAACAGGTGGACGAGCTGTTCGACAAGACGTGGAAGGCGCTCGAAGACACAGCAGCGGACCTGGGGATGTAG
- a CDS encoding ABC transporter permease subunit gives MNILRSLRKRLPGPRWGVISVPYVWLLLFFAIPFLIVLKISFAKLAIAMPPYTPILEYIDEALTLKLNLGNYAALFTDSQYIQAYLSSIKIAAISTFLALLVAYPIAYVIARLPPSTRNIAMMLVVLPSWTSFLIRVYAWIGILKNNGLLNNLLMKIGIIDEPLQILYTPMAAYIGIVYCYLPFMVLPLYTNLVKHDHRLLEAAYDLGAKPWKAFFTITLPLSKAGIIAGCMLVMIPAVGEFVIPELLGGPDTLMIGRVLWGEFFNNRDWPAASAVAIVMLILLLIPILIFNRVQQREMEGRLT, from the coding sequence ATGAACATCCTGCGCTCCCTCCGCAAACGCCTGCCCGGGCCCCGCTGGGGCGTGATCTCGGTGCCGTACGTGTGGCTGCTGCTGTTCTTCGCCATTCCGTTCCTGATCGTGCTGAAGATCTCCTTCGCCAAGCTGGCGATCGCGATGCCGCCGTATACCCCTATCCTGGAGTACATCGACGAGGCGCTGACGCTCAAGCTCAACCTGGGCAACTACGCGGCGCTGTTCACCGATTCGCAGTACATCCAGGCCTACCTCAGTTCCATCAAGATCGCGGCCATCTCGACCTTCCTCGCCCTGCTGGTCGCCTACCCGATCGCCTACGTCATCGCGCGGCTGCCGCCCTCCACGCGGAACATCGCGATGATGCTGGTGGTGCTGCCGTCGTGGACCTCGTTCCTGATCCGCGTCTACGCCTGGATCGGCATCCTCAAGAACAACGGCCTGCTCAACAACCTGCTGATGAAGATCGGCATCATCGACGAGCCGCTGCAGATCCTGTACACGCCCATGGCGGCGTATATCGGCATCGTCTACTGCTACCTGCCGTTCATGGTGCTGCCGCTGTACACCAACCTGGTGAAGCACGACCACCGCCTGCTGGAGGCCGCCTACGACCTGGGCGCCAAGCCGTGGAAGGCGTTCTTCACCATCACGCTGCCGCTGTCCAAGGCCGGCATCATCGCCGGCTGCATGCTGGTGATGATACCGGCGGTGGGCGAGTTCGTCATTCCCGAGCTGCTCGGCGGCCCGGACACGCTGATGATCGGGCGCGTGCTGTGGGGCGAGTTCTTCAACAACCGCGACTGGCCCGCGGCATCCGCGGTGGCCATCGTGATGCTGATCCTGCTGCTGATCCCGATCCTGATCTTCAACCGCGTGCAGCAGCGCGAGATGGAAGGGAGGCTGACATGA
- a CDS encoding glutamine synthetase family protein has translation MSQKQAQRKKKVDAAELSESSLRRWLKERRITEVECLVPDITGNARGKIIPADKFSHDYGTRLPEGIFATTVTGDYPDDYYELTSPSDSDMFLRPDPDTVRMVPWAADPTAQVIHDCYTKDGKPHELAPRNVLRRVLAEYEKEGLRPVVAPELEFFLVQKNTDPDFPLLPPAGRSGRPETARQSYSIDAVNEFDPILDLMYDYCEAMELDVDTLIHESGAAQLEVNFTHDDALSRADQVFLFKRTMREAAMRHGVYATFLAKPMENEPGSAMHIHQSLLDMKSGRNVFTGKTEGRGSKLFGHYLAGLQKYVPMAMAFFGPNVNSYRRLALGQVAPINVQWGYDNRTCGLRVPMDTPENMRVESRFAGSDANPYLAMAGTLACGLMGIREQLKPTEPLASSAQDIGFELPRSLGEALDELEGCRPLHDLMGARFVRAYVSVKRKEYETFFRVISSWEREFLLLNV, from the coding sequence ATGAGCCAGAAACAAGCGCAACGAAAGAAGAAGGTCGACGCCGCCGAGCTTTCCGAAAGCTCCCTGCGGCGCTGGCTGAAGGAGCGCCGCATCACCGAGGTCGAGTGCCTGGTGCCGGACATCACCGGCAACGCGCGCGGCAAGATCATCCCGGCCGACAAGTTCAGCCACGACTACGGCACGCGCCTGCCGGAGGGCATCTTCGCCACCACGGTCACCGGCGATTACCCCGACGACTACTACGAACTGACCTCGCCCTCGGATTCGGACATGTTCCTGCGTCCCGACCCGGATACGGTGCGCATGGTGCCGTGGGCGGCCGACCCGACGGCGCAGGTGATCCACGACTGCTATACCAAGGACGGCAAGCCGCACGAGCTGGCGCCGCGCAACGTGCTGCGCCGCGTGCTGGCCGAGTACGAGAAGGAAGGCCTGCGGCCGGTGGTGGCGCCGGAACTGGAATTCTTCCTGGTGCAGAAGAACACCGACCCCGATTTCCCGCTGCTGCCGCCCGCCGGACGATCGGGCCGTCCGGAGACCGCGCGGCAGTCGTACTCGATCGATGCGGTCAACGAGTTCGACCCCATCCTCGACCTGATGTACGACTACTGCGAGGCGATGGAACTGGACGTGGACACGCTGATCCACGAGTCCGGCGCCGCGCAGCTGGAAGTCAATTTCACCCACGACGACGCCCTGTCGCGCGCCGACCAGGTGTTCCTGTTCAAGCGCACGATGCGCGAGGCGGCCATGCGGCATGGCGTCTACGCCACCTTCCTGGCCAAGCCGATGGAGAACGAGCCCGGCAGCGCCATGCACATCCACCAGAGCCTGCTGGACATGAAGTCGGGCCGCAACGTGTTCACCGGCAAGACCGAAGGCAGGGGCAGCAAGCTGTTCGGCCATTACCTGGCCGGCCTGCAGAAGTACGTGCCCATGGCCATGGCGTTCTTCGGCCCCAACGTCAACTCCTACCGCCGGCTCGCGCTGGGTCAGGTGGCCCCCATCAACGTGCAGTGGGGTTACGACAACCGCACCTGCGGCCTGCGCGTGCCGATGGATACGCCGGAGAACATGCGCGTGGAAAGCCGCTTCGCCGGGTCCGACGCCAATCCCTACCTGGCCATGGCCGGCACCTTGGCCTGCGGCCTGATGGGCATCCGCGAGCAGCTCAAGCCGACCGAGCCGCTGGCCAGCAGCGCCCAGGACATCGGTTTCGAGCTGCCGCGTTCGCTGGGCGAGGCGCTGGACGAACTGGAAGGCTGCAGGCCGCTGCACGACTTGATGGGGGCGCGCTTCGTGCGTGCGTACGTCTCGGTCAAGCGCAAGGAATACGAGACCTTCTTCCGCGTGATCAGTTCGTGGGAGCGGGAATTCCTGTTGTTGAACGTCTGA
- a CDS encoding gamma-glutamyl-gamma-aminobutyrate hydrolase family protein, translating into MTPLPRVGLPTDHKQIGAHPFLAVGEKYVRAVVDGAGCLPLLVPTLDPVLPLREVLAGLDGLLLTGAVSNIEPHHYSDESSYEGNLLDPRRDATNLPLIPLAIGMGVPVLAICRGFQEVNVAFGGTLHQKVHEQPGFMDHRENRDDPLDVQYGPAHDIALVPGGLLAGLAGDTRATVNSLHGQGVRRLGEGLVVEAQAPDGLIEAYRHDGPAFMLALQWHPEWKVRENPFYLAIFRAFGDACRARAAGRTS; encoded by the coding sequence ATGACCCCGCTGCCGCGGGTCGGTCTGCCGACCGACCACAAGCAAATCGGTGCCCATCCCTTCCTCGCCGTCGGCGAGAAATACGTGCGCGCGGTGGTCGATGGGGCGGGCTGCCTGCCGCTGCTGGTGCCCACGCTGGACCCGGTGCTGCCGCTGCGCGAGGTGCTCGCCGGCCTGGATGGGCTGCTGCTGACCGGTGCCGTCAGCAACATCGAACCGCACCACTACAGCGACGAGTCCAGCTACGAGGGCAACCTGCTGGACCCGCGCCGCGATGCGACCAACCTGCCGCTGATCCCGCTCGCCATCGGGATGGGCGTGCCGGTGCTGGCGATCTGCCGCGGCTTCCAGGAGGTCAATGTCGCTTTCGGTGGCACGCTGCACCAGAAGGTGCACGAACAACCGGGTTTCATGGACCATCGCGAGAACCGGGACGATCCGCTCGACGTGCAGTACGGCCCCGCCCACGACATCGCGCTGGTGCCGGGCGGCCTGCTGGCCGGGCTGGCCGGCGACACGCGCGCCACCGTCAATTCGCTGCACGGCCAGGGCGTGCGACGCCTGGGCGAAGGACTGGTGGTGGAAGCGCAGGCGCCGGATGGACTGATCGAGGCGTACCGCCACGACGGCCCGGCCTTCATGCTCGCCTTGCAATGGCATCCGGAATGGAAGGTACGGGAGAACCCGTTCTACCTGGCGATCTTCCGTGCCTTCGGCGATGCCTGCCGGGCGCGTGCGGCGGGGAGGACATCATGA
- a CDS encoding ABC transporter permease subunit produces MSRIGQRAVNWTVLGLGFAFLYVPVFILMVYSFNESRLATVWSGFSFKWYGELFRDKQMLDAAWVSIKVAFWTATAAVVLGTMAALVMTRMHRFPGKTLFGALITAPLVMPEVIIGLSILLMFVSLGQLVGLQPRGILSIWIAHVTFTLAFVTVVVSSRLSELDKSLEEAAMDLGANRIKVFFLITLPIIAPALVSGWLLAFTLSLDDVVIASFVAGPSSTTLPMKVFSSVRLGLSPKINALATLMILVVSVAAFIGWWFMAREEKRRQRDMQLALQDNG; encoded by the coding sequence ATGAGCCGGATCGGACAGCGCGCCGTCAACTGGACGGTGCTGGGACTGGGATTCGCGTTCCTGTACGTGCCGGTCTTCATCCTGATGGTGTACTCCTTCAACGAGTCGCGCCTGGCCACGGTGTGGTCCGGCTTCTCGTTCAAGTGGTACGGCGAGCTGTTCCGCGACAAGCAGATGCTGGATGCGGCCTGGGTCAGCATCAAGGTCGCATTCTGGACCGCGACGGCCGCCGTGGTACTGGGCACGATGGCGGCCCTGGTGATGACGCGCATGCACAGGTTTCCGGGAAAGACGCTGTTCGGCGCGTTGATCACCGCCCCGCTGGTCATGCCGGAGGTGATCATCGGCCTGTCCATCCTGCTGATGTTCGTCTCGCTGGGGCAGCTGGTCGGTCTGCAGCCGCGCGGCATCCTGTCGATCTGGATCGCGCACGTGACCTTCACCCTCGCGTTCGTCACCGTGGTGGTCTCCTCGCGCCTGTCCGAGCTGGACAAGTCGCTGGAAGAGGCCGCGATGGACCTGGGGGCCAACCGGATCAAGGTGTTCTTCCTGATCACGCTGCCGATCATCGCGCCGGCGCTGGTGTCGGGCTGGCTGCTGGCGTTCACGCTGTCCCTGGACGATGTGGTGATTGCCAGCTTCGTCGCCGGGCCGAGTTCGACCACGTTGCCGATGAAGGTGTTCTCGTCGGTACGCCTGGGCCTGAGTCCGAAGATCAATGCGCTGGCCACGCTGATGATCCTGGTGGTGAGCGTGGCCGCCTTCATCGGCTGGTGGTTCATGGCCCGCGAGGAGAAGCGTCGCCAGCGCGACATGCAGCTGGCGCTGCAGGACAACGGGTGA
- a CDS encoding NAD-dependent succinate-semialdehyde dehydrogenase yields the protein MTVETINPATGRVEYRHELMTAAQVDATLAASQRAFPAWAGLALAERGRVLRAIGAELRRRRDDIQRTMTSEMGKLRKEALAEVDKCAGACDYYADHAADYLQDRPVSTDGQRSYVRYEPIGCVLAVMPWNFPIWQVFRFLAPAFMAGNVAVLKHASNVPRCADAIAQVLAAAGLPDGVFGVLHVDNEQAAEVIRDRRVAAVTLTGSERAGKSVAANAGGQLKKSVMELGGSDAFIVLDDADLEKTVAGAVASRFGNAGQTCIAAKRFIVQDAIADEFVKRFVQAASKLQLGDPQDEATTLAPMARQDLRDELHRQVQASVAKGARVLLGGTPDASYAGYPATILGEVAPGMPAYEEELFGPVASILRVGDDAEAVRVANDTCFGLGGSVWTRDADRGDRIARQLQVGAAFVNAIVRSDVRLPFGGTKRSGFGRELAEHGIHEFMNIKSVYIA from the coding sequence ATGACCGTCGAAACCATCAATCCCGCGACCGGGCGGGTCGAATACCGCCACGAACTGATGACGGCCGCGCAGGTCGACGCCACGCTCGCCGCTTCGCAACGCGCGTTCCCCGCGTGGGCGGGCCTGGCGTTGGCCGAGCGCGGCAGGGTGCTGCGCGCCATCGGTGCCGAGCTGCGTCGTCGCCGGGACGACATCCAGCGCACCATGACCAGCGAAATGGGCAAGCTCCGGAAGGAGGCCCTGGCCGAGGTCGACAAGTGCGCGGGCGCCTGCGACTACTACGCCGACCATGCGGCGGACTACCTGCAGGACCGGCCCGTATCCACGGACGGCCAGCGCAGCTACGTGCGCTACGAGCCCATCGGCTGCGTGCTGGCGGTGATGCCGTGGAATTTCCCCATCTGGCAGGTCTTCCGCTTCCTGGCGCCGGCGTTCATGGCCGGCAACGTCGCCGTGCTCAAGCACGCGAGCAATGTGCCGCGCTGTGCCGACGCGATTGCGCAGGTGCTGGCGGCGGCAGGTCTGCCGGATGGCGTGTTCGGCGTGCTGCATGTCGACAACGAGCAGGCGGCGGAGGTGATCCGCGACCGGCGCGTGGCGGCGGTGACGCTGACCGGCAGCGAGCGGGCGGGCAAGTCCGTCGCGGCGAATGCCGGCGGCCAGCTGAAGAAGAGCGTGATGGAGCTGGGGGGCAGCGACGCCTTCATCGTGCTGGACGATGCCGACCTGGAGAAGACCGTCGCCGGTGCGGTGGCATCGCGCTTCGGCAATGCGGGCCAGACCTGCATCGCGGCCAAGCGTTTCATCGTGCAGGACGCCATCGCGGATGAATTCGTGAAGCGCTTCGTCCAGGCGGCTTCGAAGCTGCAGCTTGGCGATCCCCAGGACGAGGCCACCACGCTTGCGCCGATGGCACGACAGGACCTGCGCGACGAACTGCACCGGCAGGTGCAGGCCAGCGTGGCCAAGGGGGCCCGGGTGCTGCTGGGCGGCACGCCGGATGCGTCGTATGCGGGATATCCGGCCACGATCCTGGGCGAGGTCGCGCCCGGCATGCCGGCCTACGAGGAGGAACTGTTCGGGCCGGTCGCCAGCATCCTGCGCGTCGGCGACGATGCCGAAGCCGTCCGTGTCGCCAACGACACCTGCTTCGGCCTGGGCGGCAGCGTATGGACGCGGGACGCGGACCGCGGCGACCGGATCGCACGCCAGCTGCAGGTGGGGGCGGCCTTCGTCAACGCCATCGTGCGCAGCGACGTGCGGCTGCCGTTCGGCGGCACCAAGCGTTCCGGCTTCGGCCGCGAGTTGGCCGAGCACGGCATCCATGAGTTCATGAACATCAAGTCGGTCTATATCGCCTGA
- a CDS encoding polyamine ABC transporter substrate-binding protein — protein sequence MKLKTLTVMLAAAALGACGGKDEKAADSAPSKALNVYNWSDYIAEDTIPNFESATGVKVTYDVFDSDEMVETKLLAGSSGYDVVVPSLSFLGRQIQAGVFLPLDKSKIPNLKNLDPAMLKRIEQQDPGNRYAVPYLWGTSGIGYNVDKVKAVFGDTAVTGSWDVVFKPENAAKLKDCGITVLDTPSELIPIALNYLGEDPHSFDPAVIDKAAALLKSIRPYIRNFHSSSYINDLANGDVCLVVGWSGDIIQARDRAAEAGNGVNVAYSIPKEGAPQWFDMLAIPKDAKNVDNAYAFINYLLDPEVAAANTNYVTYPNPVPASKPMVDKAIAEDPTIYPPADVDAKLFTFAVLPPEVDRQYTRIWTELKTGR from the coding sequence ATGAAGCTCAAGACCCTCACCGTCATGCTGGCCGCCGCCGCCCTGGGCGCCTGTGGCGGCAAGGACGAAAAGGCCGCCGACAGCGCGCCGTCCAAGGCGCTCAACGTCTACAACTGGTCCGACTACATCGCCGAGGACACCATCCCCAACTTCGAGTCGGCCACCGGCGTGAAGGTGACCTACGACGTGTTCGACAGCGACGAGATGGTCGAGACCAAGCTGCTGGCCGGCAGCAGCGGCTACGACGTGGTGGTGCCGTCGCTGAGCTTCCTGGGACGGCAGATCCAGGCGGGCGTGTTCCTGCCGCTGGACAAGAGCAAGATCCCGAACCTGAAGAACCTCGACCCGGCCATGCTCAAGCGCATCGAGCAGCAGGACCCGGGCAACCGGTACGCGGTGCCGTACCTGTGGGGCACCAGCGGCATCGGCTACAACGTGGACAAGGTCAAGGCGGTCTTCGGCGACACCGCCGTCACCGGCAGCTGGGACGTGGTGTTCAAGCCGGAAAACGCGGCCAAGCTGAAGGACTGCGGCATCACCGTGCTGGACACGCCCTCGGAGCTCATCCCGATCGCGCTGAACTACCTGGGCGAGGACCCGCACAGTTTCGACCCGGCCGTGATCGACAAGGCCGCGGCGCTGCTGAAGTCGATCCGTCCCTACATCCGCAACTTCCATTCGTCCTCGTACATCAACGACCTGGCCAACGGCGATGTCTGCCTGGTGGTGGGCTGGTCCGGCGACATCATCCAGGCGCGCGACCGCGCCGCGGAGGCCGGCAACGGCGTCAACGTGGCGTATTCCATCCCGAAGGAAGGCGCGCCGCAGTGGTTCGACATGCTGGCCATCCCGAAGGACGCGAAGAACGTCGACAACGCCTACGCCTTCATCAACTACCTGCTCGACCCGGAGGTGGCGGCGGCCAACACCAACTACGTGACGTATCCCAACCCGGTGCCGGCATCCAAGCCGATGGTGGACAAGGCGATCGCCGAGGACCCGACGATCTACCCGCCGGCCGACGTCGACGCGAAGCTCTTCACCTTCGCGGTGCTGCCACCGGAAGTGGACAGGCAGTACACCCGGATCTGGACCGAGCTGAAGACCGGACGCTGA
- the potA gene encoding polyamine ABC transporter ATP-binding protein encodes MAAEQGNGAAPNGKANAQEYLRIVDVRKEFDGFVAVDDTNLTIRKGEIFALLGGSGSGKSTLLRCLAGFEKPTSGKIYLDGQLLNDLPPYERPLNMMFQSYALFPHMTVEQNIAFGLKQDGLSKDAIRKRVEDMLALVQLGKLAKRKPHQLSGGQQQRVALARSLAKGPKLLLLDEPMGALDKKLRSQMQLELVSIIEKSGVTCVMVTHDQEEAMTMATRIALMDQGWIRQVGTPDEIYEQPTSRFAAEFIGSVNLIEGVVEEDEADYVTIRSPQLPDPIYIGHGISGFEGQEVGFAVRPEKLGIGKQEPPQPHNKARGVIEDIAYFGSHSVYHVRLPSGYKFMANFANVQRWASEGMTWNDEVWVWWGDNDGVVLTS; translated from the coding sequence ATGGCGGCAGAACAGGGCAATGGCGCGGCACCGAACGGCAAGGCGAACGCGCAGGAGTACCTGCGCATCGTCGACGTGCGCAAGGAGTTCGACGGCTTCGTCGCCGTGGACGACACCAATCTGACCATCCGCAAGGGCGAGATCTTCGCCCTGCTGGGCGGCTCGGGCAGCGGCAAATCCACGTTGCTGCGCTGCCTGGCGGGTTTCGAGAAGCCGACGTCCGGCAAGATCTATCTGGATGGCCAGCTGCTCAACGACCTGCCGCCGTACGAGCGGCCGCTCAACATGATGTTCCAGTCGTATGCGCTGTTCCCGCACATGACGGTCGAGCAGAACATCGCCTTCGGCCTGAAGCAGGACGGGCTGTCGAAAGACGCCATCCGCAAGCGCGTGGAGGACATGCTGGCGCTGGTGCAACTGGGCAAGCTGGCCAAGCGCAAGCCGCACCAGCTGTCCGGCGGCCAGCAGCAGCGCGTGGCGCTGGCGCGGTCGCTGGCCAAGGGGCCCAAGCTGCTGCTGCTGGACGAGCCGATGGGGGCGCTGGACAAGAAACTGCGCTCGCAGATGCAGCTGGAGCTCGTCAGCATCATCGAGAAGTCCGGCGTGACCTGCGTGATGGTCACCCACGACCAGGAAGAGGCCATGACCATGGCCACCCGCATCGCGCTGATGGACCAGGGCTGGATCCGCCAGGTCGGCACGCCCGACGAGATCTACGAGCAACCCACCAGCCGCTTCGCCGCCGAGTTCATCGGCTCGGTCAACCTGATCGAGGGCGTGGTGGAGGAGGACGAGGCCGACTACGTCACCATCCGCTCGCCGCAGCTGCCGGACCCCATCTACATCGGCCATGGCATCTCCGGCTTCGAGGGACAGGAGGTGGGCTTCGCGGTGCGCCCGGAGAAGCTGGGCATCGGCAAGCAGGAGCCACCGCAGCCGCACAACAAGGCCAGGGGCGTGATCGAGGACATCGCCTACTTCGGCAGCCATTCGGTCTACCACGTGCGCCTGCCCAGCGGGTACAAGTTCATGGCCAACTTCGCCAACGTGCAGCGCTGGGCCAGCGAAGGCATGACGTGGAACGACGAGGTGTGGGTGTGGTGGGGCGACAACGACGGCGTGGTGCTCACCTCATGA
- a CDS encoding polyamine ABC transporter substrate-binding protein, giving the protein MKLRVLATTLALCTLAACGKSGSEGDTGAPAAGAAKQVNVYNWSDYIAEDTIPNFEKQSGIKVTYDVFDSNEVLETKLLAGSSGYDVVVPTMNFLGRQIQAGVFLPLDKSKIPNYANLDPAIMKRLENQDPGNQHAIPYMWGTTGIGYNVDKVKAAFGNTDIASSLDIVFKPENISKLKDCGVTFLDTPSEIIPIALNYLGEDPNSQDPAVIDKAAALLKTIRPYITNFHSSQYIDAMANGDTCLVVGWSGDIIQARDRAVEAKNGVNIAYAIPKEGAPQWFDMLAIPKDAKHVDEAYAFINYLLDPQVMANNSNFISYPNAIPRAKELMDKSITEDPTIYPTPEVEAKLFTFAIIPPEVDRQYTRIWTELKTGK; this is encoded by the coding sequence ATGAAACTGCGCGTACTGGCAACCACCCTGGCCCTGTGTACCCTTGCGGCGTGCGGGAAATCGGGCAGCGAAGGCGATACCGGGGCACCTGCCGCGGGCGCTGCAAAGCAGGTCAACGTCTACAACTGGTCCGATTACATCGCCGAAGACACCATCCCCAACTTCGAGAAGCAGTCCGGCATCAAGGTCACCTACGACGTGTTCGACAGCAACGAGGTGCTGGAGACCAAGCTGCTGGCCGGCAGCAGCGGCTACGACGTGGTCGTGCCCACGATGAACTTCCTGGGCCGGCAGATCCAGGCGGGGGTGTTCCTGCCGCTGGACAAGAGCAAGATCCCCAATTACGCCAACCTGGACCCGGCCATCATGAAGCGCCTGGAGAACCAGGACCCGGGCAACCAGCATGCGATCCCCTACATGTGGGGCACCACCGGCATCGGCTACAACGTGGACAAGGTGAAGGCCGCATTCGGCAACACCGACATCGCCAGCAGCCTGGACATCGTGTTCAAGCCCGAGAACATCAGCAAGCTGAAGGATTGCGGCGTGACCTTCCTCGACACGCCGTCGGAGATCATCCCGATCGCCCTGAACTACCTGGGCGAGGATCCCAACAGCCAGGATCCGGCGGTGATCGACAAGGCGGCCGCGCTGCTGAAGACCATCCGTCCCTACATCACCAACTTCCATTCCTCGCAGTACATCGACGCCATGGCCAACGGCGACACCTGCCTGGTGGTGGGCTGGTCGGGCGACATCATCCAGGCGCGCGATCGCGCCGTGGAAGCCAAGAATGGCGTCAACATCGCCTATGCCATCCCGAAGGAGGGCGCGCCGCAATGGTTCGACATGCTGGCCATCCCGAAGGACGCCAAGCACGTGGACGAGGCCTACGCCTTCATCAACTACCTGCTGGATCCGCAGGTGATGGCCAACAACTCCAACTTCATCAGCTACCCCAACGCCATCCCCAGGGCGAAGGAACTGATGGACAAGTCCATCACCGAGGACCCGACCATCTACCCGACGCCCGAGGTGGAGGCCAAGCTGTTCACCTTCGCCATCATCCCGCCGGAAGTGGATCGCCAGTACACGCGCATCTGGACGGAGCTGAAGACGGGCAAGTAA